In a genomic window of Planctomycetaceae bacterium:
- a CDS encoding XRE family transcriptional regulator, with amino-acid sequence MKKSGGKSRSGNALSATSAAKPTSRESAEDVSRHVCQRIRDLRRQRGWSLDVMAQLSGVSKSMLSQIEREQANPTLAVTVKIAHALGMSVGELIEQVAPPTNIEVIRSEDRSHIFRADENCSIRTLSPLHLEKDVEFYEVLLNVGGALKSAAHFEGTREFLTVQKGRVAVTSDVEKCELNKGDSASYRADVSHEISNPGRSEALVFLVVIYQ; translated from the coding sequence ATGAAAAAATCTGGAGGTAAGTCCCGGTCCGGGAATGCTCTTTCAGCCACAAGCGCCGCTAAGCCGACTTCACGGGAATCGGCAGAAGATGTCAGCCGTCATGTCTGCCAGAGAATTCGCGACCTTCGCCGCCAGAGGGGTTGGTCCCTTGACGTCATGGCTCAGCTGTCCGGTGTCAGCAAGTCGATGCTCAGTCAAATTGAAAGGGAGCAGGCGAATCCAACGCTTGCCGTGACTGTCAAGATTGCCCATGCACTGGGGATGAGCGTCGGTGAATTGATCGAGCAGGTCGCACCACCAACCAACATTGAGGTGATTCGCTCGGAGGATCGTTCGCACATTTTTCGCGCTGACGAAAACTGTTCCATCCGTACATTGTCGCCACTGCATCTGGAGAAGGATGTTGAATTTTACGAAGTGCTGCTGAATGTTGGGGGGGCACTGAAATCTGCCGCTCACTTTGAGGGGACTCGCGAATTTCTGACCGTTCAGAAAGGGCGTGTCGCGGTCACCTCTGATGTCGAAAAATGTGAATTGAACAAAGGCGATTCTGCCAGTTATCGAGCTGATGTTTCCCATGAAATTTCGAATCCAGGTCGGTCGGAAGCTTTGGTGTTTCTGGTCGTGATCTATCAGTAA
- the tdh gene encoding L-threonine 3-dehydrogenase translates to MKALVKRHREKGLWLEDVPEPTVGLNDVLIKVDRTGICGTDVHIYDWDSWAQKTIPVPMVVGHEFVGEVVEVGANVTDFHPGEVVSGEGHVVCGRCRNCLAGRRHLCAHTQGIGVNRPGAFAEYISLPMTNVWHHADGIDRDIASIFDPFGNAVHTALAFPVLGEDVLITGAGPIGLMATAVARHAGARFVVVTDVNPWRLELAKTMGATKAVNVREESLEAVQKDLGMAEGFDVGLEMSGNPSAFRDMLRNMAHGGKIAMLGIPSEDISIDWNLVVFNMLTIHGIYGREMYETWYKMTVMLQSGLDISPVITHRLHYTEYEEGFAAMKSGQSGKVVLKW, encoded by the coding sequence ATGAAAGCTCTCGTCAAGCGACATCGCGAAAAGGGTTTATGGCTCGAGGATGTTCCGGAACCGACTGTTGGCCTGAATGACGTGCTGATAAAGGTCGATCGGACGGGTATCTGTGGCACCGATGTTCATATCTACGACTGGGATTCCTGGGCACAGAAAACAATTCCTGTTCCAATGGTCGTTGGGCACGAGTTTGTGGGAGAAGTGGTCGAAGTCGGTGCGAACGTGACTGACTTTCATCCGGGGGAGGTCGTCAGCGGTGAAGGGCACGTTGTTTGTGGCCGATGCCGCAATTGCCTTGCTGGGCGACGTCACCTTTGTGCGCATACGCAGGGCATCGGAGTGAATCGCCCGGGTGCATTTGCCGAATACATTTCGTTGCCAATGACCAATGTCTGGCATCATGCCGATGGCATTGACCGTGACATAGCCTCAATATTTGATCCGTTCGGAAATGCCGTGCATACAGCCCTGGCGTTTCCTGTTCTGGGAGAGGACGTCCTGATCACTGGAGCGGGGCCTATTGGATTGATGGCCACAGCCGTCGCGAGACACGCAGGGGCACGCTTTGTCGTGGTGACCGACGTCAATCCCTGGCGTCTTGAACTCGCAAAAACGATGGGGGCTACGAAAGCTGTCAATGTCCGGGAAGAATCACTGGAGGCCGTCCAGAAGGATCTTGGCATGGCGGAAGGCTTTGATGTTGGTCTCGAGATGTCGGGAAATCCGTCGGCATTCAGAGACATGCTCAGGAACATGGCCCACGGAGGGAAGATTGCCATGCTCGGAATTCCTTCAGAAGACATCTCCATCGACTGGAATCTGGTTGTCTTCAATATGCTGACCATTCACGGGATTTACGGTCGGGAAATGTATGAAACCTGGTACAAAATGACAGTCATGCTGCAAAGTGGCCTGGATATCAGCCCCGTGATTACCCACCGACTTCATTACACGGAATATGAAGAGGGGTTTGCGGCGATGAAGTCAGGTCAGTCGGGAAAAGTGGTTCTGAAGTGGTAG